GCGCTGCGCGGCATGTACGAAGTACCGGCGGGCGGTACGGTCCGATTCACGCGCGACCGGGAGCTCCACCGCCGGTACTGGACGCTGGAGGCCCGCCCCCACACCCTCGGCCGCGAAGACACCATCAAGCAGATCCGTGAGCTGCTCGTTGACGCCATCAGCCGAGATCTGCGCGGCCTCGATCCCGCGGTCCTGCTCTCGGGTGGCCTGGACTCCAGCGCGCTGACAGGTCTGATCGCCAGCAACTCCGGCAAGCCACCGCGGACATTCACGGTGATGTTCGGCGACACGGCGGCCGCGGTGCCAGATCGGCCGTTCGCCGAAGAGGTTGTCCAGATGTGGGGCTGCGAGCACCACGAGGTCGCGGTCCGCCCGCAGGAGCTGTCTGATCCAGTGCTCCTGTCGTCCGTGCTCGCGGCGAAGGACCACCCGTCACCCTTCGGGGACAAGAACATCACCCCGTTCATATTCAGCCGGCGCGTCGCGGAGCGGGTGCCAGTGGTACTCAGCGGAGAGGCCGCTGATGCCATCTTCAGCGGCCTCTCCGGTGCGACCGACGGGGTGCGCGAGCCCTCCATGTTTCCTTGGATCGCGCGAGCCCGCGGGTTCGGCATGGAGTACGGAATCGGCACCGGGCTGTTTGACGAGGCGTTACTGAGATCGGTGGACGTCGCCGGCTACCTGGATCGGCTGTACCGCGAGGCCAAGGCAGAGGTACCGCAGCTCGCGGGCACCGCCGCCGCCGACCGTGTGGCGCGAGAGGTGGACTATCTCCATGTGACGCGCCTGTTGGAGCAGACGGTCTATCACTCGGAGCGGCTCGGAGCGGCGGCGGGGCTTCAGATCCGATTCCCTATTGCCGACCACCGCCTGGTCTCTTATCTGTACAACGTTCCATGGCAATTGAAGCGCTTCGACGGACGTGAGAAGAGCCTGCTCCGGGCCATTGCCAAGGATCTGGTGCCCCCGTCGGTGCTCACGAGGGCCAAGGTTCCCTACCCGATCACCTATGACGCGCACTACAAGGCCTCGCTCATCACACGGCTGCGGATGCTGCTCGATGACTCGACTGCCCCCGTACGTCCGTTGATTGACCTTCGTCGCGCCGCGGAAGTCATCGAGAACCACCGCCTGCTTGACCGCGGTGGCTGGCTCGGTCGGGCCGACGTCGAAATGGTCCTCCAACTCGACAACTGGCTTCGTCGATTGCGCGTACGCGTCAATCTCTAGTCTCCTCAAAACAAGGCAAAAGAATATGTCGACGACATCAGCAGGTGACCTCTACAGC
Above is a window of Cystobacter fuscus DNA encoding:
- the asnB gene encoding asparagine synthase (glutamine-hydrolyzing) yields the protein MAASQLVAALVARGRHGEGLWLSPRAILGQRTDAVWVGTAQPAVIEQNGRAMVAAVCDGYLHNADDLWAAAGAGPSAGGPPSVAEVVLHAYLRWGHEAVERLEGNFAFAVWDARTDELLLGRDRVGIKPLSYALLPHGVVFASEVAALAAHPLVTPEVDDNGLCALVTQLRSPGRGALRGMYEVPAGGTVRFTRDRELHRRYWTLEARPHTLGREDTIKQIRELLVDAISRDLRGLDPAVLLSGGLDSSALTGLIASNSGKPPRTFTVMFGDTAAAVPDRPFAEEVVQMWGCEHHEVAVRPQELSDPVLLSSVLAAKDHPSPFGDKNITPFIFSRRVAERVPVVLSGEAADAIFSGLSGATDGVREPSMFPWIARARGFGMEYGIGTGLFDEALLRSVDVAGYLDRLYREAKAEVPQLAGTAAADRVAREVDYLHVTRLLEQTVYHSERLGAAAGLQIRFPIADHRLVSYLYNVPWQLKRFDGREKSLLRAIAKDLVPPSVLTRAKVPYPITYDAHYKASLITRLRMLLDDSTAPVRPLIDLRRAAEVIENHRLLDRGGWLGRADVEMVLQLDNWLRRLRVRVNL